In bacterium, the following proteins share a genomic window:
- a CDS encoding BMP family ABC transporter substrate-binding protein: MRRRRTTLLVLSAALALAAVTACGGESADPTTTTAAPTTTAAPTTTAAPEPDFKVAVAYDLAGRGDGGFNDLAYNGAEQAAAELGLELTEVTAKAEDTDQDRSDRLRLLADSGHNPIIAVGFTYAGPVAEVAAEYPDVWFGIVDDGTVEAPNVAGLVFAEEEGSFLVGVVAALESETGHVGFIGGVNVPLIVKFEAGYIAGAKAVNPDIEITSTYLSQPPDFSGFNDPAKGKEAAKGMFDAGADIVYAAAGGSGGGLFEAATEGGYLAIGVDADQYHTAAPEVRDVIMTSMLKNVNVATHAFTTQVVDGSAQAGVNLFDLEAGGVGYSTSGGLIDHIVGEVDAYAEQIISGEIAVPATTG; the protein is encoded by the coding sequence ACGACGACCGCCGCCCCGACCACGACGGCCGCTCCGACAACCACGGCCGCGCCGGAACCCGACTTCAAGGTCGCCGTTGCGTACGACCTGGCAGGTAGGGGTGACGGCGGATTCAACGATCTCGCCTACAACGGCGCCGAGCAGGCTGCCGCCGAGCTCGGACTCGAGCTCACCGAGGTGACCGCCAAGGCGGAGGACACCGACCAGGATCGGTCCGATCGGCTCCGGCTGCTGGCGGATTCGGGCCACAATCCGATCATCGCCGTGGGGTTCACCTACGCGGGACCGGTTGCGGAAGTAGCCGCCGAGTACCCCGACGTGTGGTTCGGCATCGTCGACGACGGCACGGTCGAAGCCCCCAACGTGGCGGGCCTGGTGTTCGCCGAGGAGGAAGGTTCCTTCCTCGTCGGGGTGGTGGCTGCGCTCGAGAGCGAGACCGGCCACGTGGGATTCATCGGTGGCGTGAACGTCCCGCTCATCGTGAAGTTCGAAGCCGGTTACATCGCCGGGGCGAAGGCCGTCAACCCCGACATCGAGATCACGTCCACCTACCTGAGCCAGCCTCCTGACTTCTCGGGATTCAACGATCCGGCCAAGGGCAAGGAAGCCGCGAAGGGGATGTTCGACGCAGGCGCAGACATCGTGTACGCGGCGGCCGGGGGATCCGGCGGCGGACTCTTCGAAGCCGCGACCGAAGGCGGATACCTGGCCATCGGAGTGGATGCCGACCAGTACCACACGGCTGCCCCCGAGGTACGTGATGTCATCATGACCTCGATGCTCAAGAACGTGAACGTGGCCACCCATGCCTTCACCACCCAGGTCGTTGACGGGTCCGCCCAAGCAGGGGTGAACCTGTTCGATCTCGAGGCGGGCGGTGTCGGGTACTCGACCTCGGGTGGTCTGATCGACCACATCGTCGGCGAGGTCGACGCCTACGCGGAGCAGATCATCTCCGGCGAGATAGCGGTTCCCGCCACGACGGGCTAG
- a CDS encoding ABC transporter ATP-binding protein → MPAPAIELRGITKRYPGVVANRDVNLRVESGTAHAVIGENGAGKSTLMNILYGMVVPDEGEILVEGTPVPMSSPADAIAAGIGMVHQHFKLADNLTVLENVILGDEPTGRAGRIDFEAARTRIVELGDHYRIPIEPDALVADLSVGNRQRVEIIKVLYRGARVLILDEPTSVLVPQEVDELLKNLRRLTGEGLTVIFISHKLDEVLTVADEITVMRNARTVAHTRPAEITSRELAQLMVGSELPTPEPRTVEVRSEVGLRLESVSTRGRGHETSLSDIDLTVRSGEIVGIAGVEGNGQSELIETILGLTSPVGGRVLLGTEDVTEAATSIRRRLGLSYIPQDRHREALLLDATLWENRILGHQMHPPINRGVWIDRKAARADTERIVADSDVRTPSIEVLASALSGGNQQKLIVGREMAGEPRVLIAAHPTRGVDVGAQAAIWTRLSAVRRAGVAVLLVSADLEELIGISDRILVILRGRFVGEFDPAAIGPEDLGAAMTGADAA, encoded by the coding sequence ATGCCCGCCCCGGCCATCGAGCTGCGAGGGATCACCAAGAGATACCCGGGGGTGGTAGCCAACCGGGACGTGAACCTTCGTGTCGAGTCCGGTACCGCTCACGCGGTGATCGGCGAGAACGGGGCGGGCAAATCGACCCTGATGAACATTCTGTACGGGATGGTTGTGCCCGACGAAGGAGAGATCCTCGTCGAGGGCACACCCGTCCCGATGTCGTCGCCGGCCGATGCCATCGCGGCGGGGATCGGAATGGTGCACCAGCACTTCAAGCTGGCAGACAACCTGACCGTTCTCGAGAACGTGATCCTCGGTGACGAGCCCACCGGGCGCGCCGGCCGGATCGACTTCGAAGCGGCCCGGACCCGGATTGTGGAGTTGGGGGATCACTACCGGATCCCCATCGAGCCGGACGCTCTGGTGGCCGATCTATCGGTCGGGAACCGGCAAAGGGTCGAGATCATCAAGGTCCTCTACCGCGGCGCGCGGGTGTTGATCCTGGATGAGCCCACGTCGGTGCTGGTTCCCCAAGAAGTGGACGAGTTGCTCAAGAACCTGCGGAGGCTGACCGGCGAAGGCCTGACCGTGATCTTCATCTCCCACAAGCTCGATGAGGTGCTGACGGTTGCCGATGAGATCACGGTGATGCGGAACGCGAGGACTGTGGCCCATACCCGACCCGCGGAGATCACGTCCAGGGAGCTGGCACAGCTCATGGTCGGCAGCGAGCTCCCGACGCCCGAGCCGAGAACCGTCGAGGTGCGGTCCGAGGTCGGGCTCAGGCTCGAGTCGGTGTCCACCCGCGGTAGGGGTCACGAGACCAGCCTGTCGGACATCGACCTCACCGTCCGGTCCGGAGAGATCGTCGGCATCGCCGGTGTGGAAGGTAACGGCCAGTCCGAGCTCATCGAGACCATTCTCGGGCTGACCAGTCCCGTGGGGGGCCGCGTGCTGTTGGGCACGGAGGACGTCACGGAGGCGGCCACCAGCATCCGGCGCCGGCTGGGGCTCTCCTACATCCCCCAGGATCGCCACCGCGAGGCCCTGCTGCTAGATGCAACCCTGTGGGAGAACCGCATCCTCGGCCATCAGATGCATCCTCCGATCAACCGGGGGGTGTGGATCGATCGCAAGGCGGCCCGGGCGGACACGGAGCGGATCGTGGCCGACTCGGACGTGCGCACTCCCAGCATCGAGGTGCTGGCCTCGGCGCTGTCGGGCGGAAACCAGCAGAAGCTGATAGTCGGCCGTGAAATGGCCGGCGAGCCTCGTGTCCTCATCGCGGCGCATCCGACCCGCGGCGTGGACGTGGGCGCCCAGGCTGCGATCTGGACGCGGTTGTCGGCGGTGAGGCGGGCGGGAGTAGCCGTCCTTCTCGTGTCCGCGGACCTGGAGGAACTGATCGGGATCTCGGATCGGATCCTTGTGATCCTGCGGGGCCGGTTCGTGGGCGAGTTCGATCCCGCGGCTATCGGTCCGGAGGACCTGGGTGCGGCCATGACGGGAGCCGATGCCGCGTGA